A DNA window from Vibrio cidicii contains the following coding sequences:
- a CDS encoding GTPase, with product MSAQHFTDKLGRMIEQDSSLNESQKLQWLTRITEIRQTKINILITGATGCGKSSTINALFATEKAKVGQGVDPETMDIAKFELDNLVLFDSPGLGDGKAADRRHSKNIIDKLNETDQNGNLLIDLVLVVLDGSSRDLGTSFELINQVIIPNLGADKSRLLVAINQADMAMKGRHWDHETNQPEPELVKFLAEKVSSTRRRIFEATQVEVTPIYYAAGYKEGSIEQRPYNMSKLLLHIIQNVQQEKRAALIQDINRESQIWQDDDALLDYQQEINQTLWESVCAGAEKGAEIGGKIGNLFGSAGEKIGSGVGAIVGGVCGFIRSFLS from the coding sequence ATGAGCGCACAACACTTCACTGATAAGCTGGGCCGGATGATTGAACAAGACAGCAGCTTAAATGAATCACAAAAGCTGCAATGGTTGACCAGAATCACCGAAATTAGACAGACCAAGATTAACATCTTGATCACTGGAGCAACCGGTTGTGGTAAATCTTCAACCATTAATGCCCTCTTTGCGACAGAAAAAGCCAAAGTTGGTCAAGGCGTTGATCCTGAAACCATGGATATTGCCAAGTTTGAGCTTGATAACCTAGTCCTGTTTGATAGCCCAGGACTGGGCGATGGTAAAGCGGCGGATCGTCGTCATTCGAAGAATATTATCGACAAGCTGAACGAGACCGATCAAAACGGCAATTTGCTGATTGATCTGGTGCTGGTGGTATTAGATGGCAGTAGTCGTGACTTAGGCACTTCATTTGAGCTTATCAATCAAGTGATCATCCCCAATTTAGGTGCTGATAAAAGCCGTCTGTTGGTAGCGATTAACCAAGCGGATATGGCGATGAAAGGCCGTCATTGGGATCATGAAACCAATCAGCCTGAGCCAGAATTGGTCAAGTTTCTGGCAGAAAAGGTCAGCTCAACGCGCCGACGTATATTTGAAGCGACGCAGGTCGAGGTGACGCCCATCTATTACGCCGCAGGTTATAAAGAGGGCAGCATCGAACAGCGGCCTTATAACATGAGTAAACTGCTATTGCACATTATCCAAAATGTGCAACAGGAAAAGCGGGCGGCTTTAATACAAGATATCAACCGTGAGAGCCAAATTTGGCAAGATGATGACGCGCTGTTGGACTATCAGCAAGAAATTAACCAAACCCTTTGGGAGTCGGTGTGCGCTGGTGCTGAAAAGGGCGCTGAAATTGGCGGAAAAATTGGCAACCTGTTTGGTAGTGCGGGTGAAAAAATTGGCAGCGGGGTTGGTGCCATTGTCGGTGGCGTTTGTGGCTTTATCCGCAGTTTTTTAAGTTAA
- a CDS encoding GTPase, with protein MNQLMQRLAQEIEQRQLLRPLDVLLVGATGCGKSSTINALAGKNLARVGRGVDPETQQVSDYSLSQYLRLHDSAGLGDGRAADLQHAKAISQQLQQTCTAVGEPNRHYALIDMVLVILEGGLRDLGTSFQLLESVILPQIQPETGGGGD; from the coding sequence ATGAATCAATTAATGCAGCGTTTAGCTCAGGAGATTGAACAGCGTCAACTGCTACGACCACTGGATGTATTATTGGTTGGCGCAACTGGCTGTGGTAAAAGCAGCACGATTAATGCGTTAGCAGGCAAAAATTTAGCCAGAGTAGGGCGAGGGGTCGATCCGGAAACCCAGCAAGTGAGTGATTATTCATTGAGTCAATATTTACGTTTGCATGACTCTGCCGGGCTAGGGGATGGACGAGCAGCAGATTTACAGCACGCTAAAGCCATTTCACAACAGTTGCAGCAAACCTGCACCGCGGTGGGCGAGCCTAATCGTCATTATGCACTGATCGATATGGTGCTGGTGATCCTAGAAGGAGGCTTACGAGATTTAGGCACGAGTTTTCAGTTACTAGAAAGTGTGATTTTACCGCAAATTCAACCTGAAACGGGTGGTGGTGGTGATTAA
- a CDS encoding DUF1887 family CARF protein yields the protein MQTIHINLISDQITPNLIPSFADPNCSGAILVFGDSTLDTKGDRLEEIYQQRGIPVVWRSHGKSSHHLPTLKQQAQDLLNYLTEHHIDKRWVLNATCGTKPMSLAMTLAFYQHNANLPQDGEQALILYTDSQNKAIPILNENIDFQLPYKSVLTLEELLAANGFWVTDSTDQENDSVVHDRAELTLFLGQQFAGPCQNMLGSLQAMASTAAKDFPTNQQQQMMQVPRGPFVQVYNKLAQAGLINWQEESKHIQFCSEDACRYLAGLWLEELTYLQALQCGFEQVAMSVEGVWGTKMDQHRALMQGRSDKGKNNEFDLLICHKNQLLIIECKARFWGADGKQQGVSNDQDTLHKLDTLGKKLGGLYARNLLISAYEVNTSMVNRAKDNRIQVCDRVNANKIKQCLYELKQAMD from the coding sequence ATGCAGACCATTCATATCAATTTAATTTCTGACCAAATCACCCCAAACCTTATTCCAAGTTTTGCCGACCCTAACTGTAGCGGGGCGATTTTGGTCTTTGGTGATAGCACCTTAGACACCAAAGGTGACCGCTTAGAAGAGATCTATCAGCAGCGCGGCATACCCGTAGTATGGCGTAGCCATGGTAAAAGTAGCCACCACTTACCGACGTTAAAACAACAAGCACAAGACCTACTTAACTATCTCACTGAGCATCATATTGATAAACGTTGGGTGCTTAATGCTACCTGTGGCACGAAACCGATGTCACTGGCCATGACTTTAGCTTTTTATCAACACAACGCTAACTTGCCACAAGATGGCGAACAGGCCTTGATCCTTTATACCGATAGCCAAAATAAAGCCATTCCAATACTCAATGAAAATATAGATTTTCAGCTGCCTTATAAATCGGTGTTAACCCTTGAAGAACTCTTAGCGGCTAACGGTTTTTGGGTGACTGACAGTACCGATCAAGAAAATGATAGTGTCGTTCATGACCGTGCTGAGTTAACTCTGTTTTTAGGGCAACAATTCGCTGGCCCATGTCAGAATATGTTGGGGAGTTTACAGGCGATGGCGAGCACGGCTGCCAAAGACTTTCCGACCAATCAACAGCAACAGATGATGCAGGTACCCCGTGGTCCGTTTGTGCAAGTCTATAACAAGCTCGCTCAAGCTGGGCTGATCAACTGGCAAGAGGAAAGCAAACACATTCAATTTTGTTCTGAAGACGCTTGTCGGTATCTAGCCGGTTTATGGTTAGAAGAGCTGACCTATCTACAGGCTTTACAGTGTGGTTTTGAACAAGTCGCCATGAGTGTTGAAGGGGTGTGGGGCACAAAAATGGATCAACATCGCGCTTTAATGCAGGGGCGTTCAGATAAAGGCAAAAATAACGAGTTTGATCTACTTATTTGCCATAAAAATCAACTACTTATCATTGAATGTAAGGCTCGTTTTTGGGGCGCAGATGGTAAGCAGCAAGGGGTTTCTAATGATCAAGATACCCTGCATAAACTTGATACATTAGGTAAAAAACTGGGGGGATTATATGCCCGTAACTTGCTGATTAGCGCTTATGAAGTAAATACGTCGATGGTTAATCGAGCCAAAGATAATCGTATACAGGTGTGTGATCGCGTCAATGCGAACAAGATTAAACAGTGTTTGTATGAACTCAAGCAGGCAATGGATTAA
- the csx16 gene encoding CRISPR-associated protein Csx16: protein MRYLVTRHRGAREWCQQQGYQVDQQLLHLIPDIIQPGDLVIGILPILMVAQIQQNGARYLHLSLDVPEALRGKELDSATMTRLGAKLQEFRIQAI, encoded by the coding sequence ATGCGCTATTTAGTGACGCGACATCGCGGGGCGCGAGAATGGTGTCAGCAGCAGGGGTATCAAGTGGATCAACAATTGCTACATTTAATCCCTGACATTATTCAACCCGGTGACCTGGTGATTGGCATATTACCTATACTGATGGTGGCGCAAATCCAGCAAAACGGTGCTCGTTATCTGCATTTATCTCTCGATGTACCAGAAGCACTACGCGGCAAAGAGTTAGATAGCGCAACCATGACTCGCCTAGGTGCTAAATTGCAAGAGTTTCGTATTCAAGCAATCTAA
- the cas1 gene encoding CRISPR-associated endonuclease Cas1, whose amino-acid sequence MTSLVLDMPDFSLSVQDSVLHIAHPQQPSRLLPLAEIERVVVGKGIAISTDLHLKLSELGKELVIVGHKHSAMIFNSASAPNNLRLLQYRAICQESLRQRFVWALLSARRRGQNRVLKQLGMPLLATPTCPPNNLMLYEAEMSRKYWQAWAQCFQLDGFIGRERQPPSDPINALLSLTATLEDSTLTPHLLAEGFDLCLGFHHRTGYRRSSLVLDIKELTRSDLEAWLIALWRTQKLTAQDFEQTEYGCRLTRAGQQRFYPAWFGWQKQRKTALRRMIRLCRRYLERGMSHE is encoded by the coding sequence ATGACAAGCTTAGTTCTCGATATGCCTGATTTTAGTCTTTCCGTTCAGGATAGTGTGCTTCATATCGCTCATCCACAACAGCCATCACGCTTATTGCCGTTAGCAGAAATTGAGCGTGTGGTAGTAGGTAAAGGCATTGCAATCAGTACCGACTTACATCTAAAACTGTCAGAATTGGGCAAAGAGCTAGTCATCGTGGGTCATAAGCATAGTGCGATGATTTTCAACTCAGCCAGTGCGCCGAATAACTTACGCTTATTACAATATCGGGCGATCTGCCAAGAGTCTCTGCGCCAGCGTTTTGTATGGGCATTATTGTCTGCCAGGCGGCGCGGTCAAAACCGAGTGCTTAAGCAATTAGGTATGCCTTTGCTCGCCACCCCGACTTGCCCGCCGAATAATCTTATGCTTTATGAAGCAGAAATGAGCCGTAAGTATTGGCAGGCATGGGCGCAGTGTTTTCAGCTTGATGGTTTTATTGGCAGAGAGCGGCAACCTCCGAGCGACCCTATCAATGCTTTACTGTCGTTAACCGCAACCTTAGAAGACAGTACGTTGACCCCTCATCTACTGGCTGAAGGATTTGACCTTTGTTTGGGTTTTCACCATCGAACGGGTTATCGCCGATCCAGCCTAGTGCTGGATATCAAGGAACTCACTCGCTCAGATTTAGAGGCATGGTTGATCGCCTTGTGGCGGACTCAAAAACTAACCGCGCAAGATTTTGAGCAAACCGAATACGGCTGTCGCTTAACCCGAGCAGGGCAACAGCGCTTTTATCCGGCTTGGTTTGGTTGGCAAAAACAAAGAAAAACGGCATTGAGGCGGATGATAAGGTTATGTCGCCGTTATTTAGAGCGGGGGATGAGCCATGAATAA
- the cas2 gene encoding CRISPR-associated endonuclease Cas2, with protein sequence MNKPLWIISYDISCPKRLRKMHKYCSKYAWPLQKSVYLFALSRTEREKTCQRLLSMLDQQQDRLLCLPFTLLEGSFHQVPESPLILIHSDPRLTGFVY encoded by the coding sequence ATGAATAAACCGTTATGGATCATCAGTTATGATATCAGCTGTCCTAAGCGTTTACGAAAAATGCACAAATACTGCAGCAAATACGCCTGGCCGTTACAAAAGTCAGTTTATCTCTTTGCTTTATCGCGAACGGAAAGAGAAAAAACCTGCCAACGTTTACTCAGTATGCTTGATCAACAGCAAGATAGGCTATTATGTCTGCCCTTTACCTTGTTAGAAGGCAGCTTTCATCAGGTGCCAGAGAGCCCCTTAATCTTGATCCACTCTGACCCGAGATTAACCGGCTTTGTTTACTAA
- the csm6 gene encoding CRISPR-associated ring nuclease Csm6, which yields MNQSQQNRQEQHQEPKQHVLLAVSGMTPQIITETLFGIYRQDPTKVPQRIEVITTQDGRQRLIANLLGPDSPLEQLIKDYQLPNIRFTPEDIKVPEGDDGALLNDIKSERDQEIITDFITDHVRQLTQDPNIIIHASLAGGRKTMGFALGYAMSLFGRPEDSLSHVLVSEPYESIPDFYYPTPNTVMRADRDKISQHDLSKAQVMLAKIPLVLMREEMPTSLINEPSLSYTDTVARINRANLLSTESATVELDFTTMSICCDGITIALKADCFAFYSWLAQDSKAYPGEGIEPPKLEMKIPELDTRFANYLKAALHPEVTINHNYSLAELFEYANDTVAEMIEREQQKSAAKPKKSTRNNWLLQGNTKIDSLYSAEPDRDLKALTTTHKNLWDRLLKETNQAIKDALGPRLAEYYQIVTVNTAKGEDNGRTRFEYKGLKLPAENIHLKL from the coding sequence ATGAATCAGAGTCAACAAAATAGGCAAGAACAGCATCAAGAACCAAAACAACATGTACTACTTGCCGTGTCTGGCATGACACCGCAAATTATCACCGAAACCTTATTCGGGATTTATCGCCAAGATCCAACAAAAGTGCCACAACGCATTGAAGTGATCACCACACAAGATGGCCGTCAACGTTTAATTGCTAACTTACTCGGTCCAGATAGCCCATTAGAGCAACTGATCAAAGATTATCAGTTACCGAATATTCGTTTCACTCCAGAAGACATCAAAGTCCCTGAAGGTGACGATGGCGCACTACTTAATGATATAAAAAGTGAGCGTGATCAGGAGATCATCACCGACTTTATCACCGATCACGTTCGCCAACTCACTCAAGACCCAAACATCATTATTCATGCGTCACTGGCTGGTGGTCGAAAAACAATGGGCTTTGCACTTGGTTATGCCATGAGCCTATTTGGCCGACCAGAAGATAGCTTAAGTCATGTTTTGGTCAGTGAGCCTTACGAATCAATACCTGACTTCTACTACCCGACGCCAAACACCGTGATGCGCGCCGATCGAGATAAAATATCTCAACATGATTTAAGTAAAGCACAAGTGATGCTGGCGAAAATCCCGCTGGTGTTAATGCGTGAAGAGATGCCCACGAGCTTAATTAATGAGCCGAGTTTAAGTTACACCGATACGGTAGCGCGCATTAACAGGGCAAACTTACTTAGCACCGAAAGTGCTACCGTTGAACTAGACTTCACCACCATGAGTATTTGCTGTGATGGCATCACTATTGCGCTGAAAGCCGATTGTTTCGCCTTTTATAGCTGGCTTGCCCAAGACAGCAAAGCCTATCCTGGCGAAGGTATTGAACCGCCAAAACTAGAGATGAAAATACCTGAACTCGACACGCGATTCGCAAATTATCTCAAAGCGGCGCTTCATCCCGAAGTGACTATTAATCACAACTACTCATTAGCTGAACTATTTGAATATGCCAATGATACCGTCGCGGAGATGATAGAGAGAGAGCAGCAAAAAAGTGCCGCAAAACCAAAAAAATCGACACGTAATAATTGGCTTTTACAAGGTAATACTAAAATAGATTCTCTTTACTCGGCAGAGCCTGATCGCGACCTCAAAGCCTTAACTACGACCCATAAAAACTTATGGGATCGTTTATTAAAGGAAACCAATCAAGCCATTAAAGATGCCCTAGGGCCGCGGTTGGCTGAGTACTATCAAATAGTGACCGTGAATACAGCAAAAGGCGAAGATAATGGGCGAACACGCTTTGAATATAAGGGTTTAAAACTACCAGCAGAGAATATTCACTTAAAGCTTTAA
- the cas6 gene encoding CRISPR system precrRNA processing endoribonuclease RAMP protein Cas6 — MIKGSPPLYQLLYGEHEGQQPKPYVIRTDGNRQEQWQAGELITFDVILLGAATQAAEHLIAHLSKTPCCGLGFERLEVSIHSVATVTPQGLQPGLHHGVLADWLSAKPLTLWHEVALQLESPLRIKYQGQIVKKGPLPLSFLLEQIARRWSLLTHFWVDDHPHWRTLLQQALPNLGDHQTQGACLRVEDWQRYSVRQKEHLPFGGLVGQLCYQGDIAPALFWLQIGERLHIGGKTTFGLGQYQLIA, encoded by the coding sequence ATGATAAAGGGGAGCCCCCCCCTTTATCAGCTACTCTATGGTGAACACGAAGGTCAACAGCCTAAACCTTATGTGATAAGAACCGATGGCAATCGACAAGAACAGTGGCAAGCCGGCGAGTTAATCACCTTCGATGTCATTTTGCTGGGCGCAGCCACTCAAGCCGCCGAACATCTGATTGCCCACTTAAGTAAAACGCCGTGCTGTGGCCTTGGTTTTGAACGCCTTGAGGTTAGCATTCACAGTGTAGCCACCGTAACACCGCAAGGGTTGCAGCCTGGTTTGCATCATGGCGTATTGGCTGACTGGTTAAGTGCCAAGCCGCTCACCCTATGGCATGAGGTAGCGCTGCAGTTAGAAAGCCCGCTGCGCATCAAATACCAAGGGCAAATAGTGAAGAAAGGGCCCCTACCCTTGTCATTTTTGCTTGAGCAAATTGCCCGCCGCTGGAGTCTATTGACGCATTTTTGGGTGGATGACCACCCTCACTGGCGCACATTACTACAACAGGCACTACCGAACTTAGGCGATCATCAAACTCAAGGAGCCTGTTTGCGGGTGGAAGATTGGCAGCGATATTCAGTTCGGCAAAAAGAGCACTTACCGTTTGGAGGTTTGGTTGGTCAGCTCTGCTATCAAGGCGACATCGCCCCTGCTCTTTTTTGGTTACAAATTGGCGAAAGGCTTCACATAGGAGGTAAAACCACCTTTGGCTTGGGGCAATATCAGCTGATTGCCTAG
- a CDS encoding TIGR03986 family CRISPR-associated RAMP protein, with protein sequence MQAASSLKTYNLLAQCSQQQPEVIGCQLPTLISGHLQIESRRGQREELSALLAQWQQAEGWYQTASQLALGLPTHAVDLLEGQWHKNGNSLHIQHEYGTTYRITVLNSLDCNNNSHGNSTLTQAYREQRLVLRQDLPHSQGRELVYRLWWQQGQTAATEGLWQPLVQQFRRLCTRRQIMTQVHAPYHFVPLSQWVYSPDWAHQVSHDHPLQDGVDGIIEFELTNLTPLLVGAGSDRTNEHQPTDVHWTRDPQGNPIIPGSSLKGMLRNVLEIASFAKFSEADNTQFSFRDISNADTPYSKTLKNSELQAGWLKYRAESKAWLFTPCQHTVLFSDDIECFTKVKIPNNSKSSDSKSNDSKSSALEKYQTFQKNWPAHTLPFSLSERTLTGMKGKPVTVACAKLERTAELEGYPVFVGDRPSYKKYQNERLNFHYLFYCAENESQRWDSKEDTLRISRMFAAHNEQLVNYLKHSAYPSMGIPLFVRKHKQSGKILAMGLAKMPRMPYEKSVGDLLLQQQKALNSASIFDLPGLMFGTLSHSGFSLKSRVAIGDALCQENKGTATSTPVILRQPRASYLNAYLEQSQQHDQVSELKGYTTGSKIAGWKRYPAQNAFNAHLPADSQNETNVRSRLELMQPGSRFTGRIVFHNLKPVELGALLWAITPTRNEHDIAHFCHGLGHGKSLGAGAVQLTARLARTRGLESHHTVESLRSLFVEHMNQVYPSATKWQDSPQVRHLLAFGDKQDNEGKNLTYMPLNWGKPSDAMSYTGSQQGRIKSLLPAWQQNGETLNRSESLTNPVTPIGQGRLAALLQALPQDELSQFEKESLQHMQQAQAQAKQQALLDSASEPFQVCLRLQQRLEPYKGQTTQDAINQREGAGGEIDRMLDMVITDQQVSLNEWQQILTFVLQMNFSGYFDTTIKSKELSKKAKEKYTQRKQRLIQLQMRFNGTEELK encoded by the coding sequence ATGCAAGCAGCATCCTCATTGAAAACCTATAATTTGCTAGCGCAATGCAGTCAACAGCAACCGGAAGTTATCGGCTGCCAACTGCCTACGCTCATCAGCGGGCATCTGCAAATTGAAAGTCGCCGTGGCCAACGTGAAGAATTAAGCGCCTTATTGGCACAATGGCAGCAGGCTGAAGGTTGGTATCAAACCGCCAGCCAATTAGCTCTGGGCTTACCAACCCACGCAGTAGATCTGCTAGAAGGCCAATGGCATAAAAATGGAAACAGCCTGCATATTCAGCACGAGTACGGCACAACCTATCGGATCACCGTCTTGAATAGCCTTGACTGTAATAACAATAGTCATGGCAACAGCACACTCACTCAAGCTTACCGTGAGCAGCGTCTGGTACTACGCCAAGATCTGCCACACTCCCAAGGCCGAGAGCTCGTCTACCGTCTGTGGTGGCAGCAAGGACAAACCGCCGCAACAGAAGGCTTGTGGCAGCCGCTGGTGCAGCAGTTTCGTCGGCTTTGCACAAGGAGACAAATTATGACCCAGGTTCATGCCCCTTATCACTTTGTTCCGTTATCACAGTGGGTTTACTCACCTGACTGGGCACATCAGGTGAGTCATGATCATCCGCTGCAAGACGGTGTTGATGGCATTATCGAATTCGAATTGACTAACCTGACCCCACTTTTGGTGGGCGCTGGCAGTGATCGCACGAATGAACATCAACCGACCGATGTCCACTGGACTCGTGATCCACAAGGTAATCCGATTATCCCTGGCAGCAGCCTCAAAGGAATGCTGCGTAACGTTTTAGAAATTGCCAGTTTTGCCAAGTTTAGCGAAGCCGACAATACTCAATTTTCGTTTCGTGATATCTCTAACGCTGACACGCCCTACAGTAAAACGCTAAAAAACTCTGAACTGCAAGCCGGCTGGCTAAAATACCGTGCCGAAAGCAAGGCGTGGCTGTTCACCCCTTGTCAACATACCGTACTCTTTAGTGATGATATTGAATGCTTTACCAAAGTAAAAATCCCCAATAATAGTAAATCTAGTGATAGTAAATCTAATGATAGTAAATCTAGCGCATTAGAAAAATACCAAACATTCCAGAAAAACTGGCCTGCACATACACTGCCATTTAGCCTAAGTGAGCGCACATTAACAGGAATGAAAGGCAAACCGGTTACCGTGGCCTGCGCCAAATTAGAACGCACCGCAGAGCTAGAAGGTTACCCGGTTTTTGTTGGCGATCGCCCAAGTTACAAAAAGTATCAAAATGAGCGCCTGAACTTTCACTACCTGTTCTACTGTGCAGAAAACGAAAGCCAGCGTTGGGACTCGAAAGAAGACACCTTACGCATTAGCCGTATGTTTGCCGCTCACAATGAACAATTAGTGAACTACCTCAAACACAGTGCCTACCCAAGCATGGGGATCCCACTTTTTGTGCGCAAGCATAAGCAAAGCGGGAAAATACTGGCCATGGGATTGGCAAAAATGCCGCGCATGCCATACGAAAAGAGTGTGGGTGATTTACTCTTGCAGCAACAAAAAGCCCTCAATAGCGCCAGCATTTTTGACCTGCCGGGGCTGATGTTTGGCACCTTATCGCACTCCGGCTTCTCATTAAAAAGCCGCGTCGCCATTGGCGATGCACTGTGCCAAGAAAATAAGGGCACAGCCACATCAACGCCGGTGATTTTGAGGCAACCGAGAGCCAGTTACCTAAATGCGTATCTGGAGCAAAGCCAGCAACACGATCAGGTCAGTGAGTTAAAAGGCTATACAACAGGCAGTAAAATTGCTGGCTGGAAACGCTATCCTGCTCAAAACGCGTTCAACGCACATCTTCCTGCTGATTCACAAAACGAAACCAATGTACGAAGCAGGCTAGAGTTGATGCAGCCGGGCAGCCGCTTCACAGGGCGCATTGTGTTTCATAACCTAAAACCAGTAGAACTCGGGGCACTGCTTTGGGCCATTACCCCAACACGCAATGAGCACGATATTGCGCATTTCTGTCATGGTTTGGGGCATGGTAAATCATTGGGTGCTGGCGCAGTGCAACTAACGGCCCGTTTAGCGCGTACTCGGGGTCTTGAGAGCCACCATACTGTCGAAAGCCTGCGTAGCCTGTTTGTTGAGCATATGAATCAGGTATACCCTTCAGCCACAAAATGGCAAGACAGCCCACAAGTGCGCCATTTACTGGCCTTTGGTGACAAACAGGATAACGAAGGTAAAAACCTCACCTACATGCCATTAAATTGGGGTAAGCCCAGCGATGCAATGTCGTACACTGGCTCGCAACAAGGTCGCATTAAATCCCTGTTACCAGCATGGCAACAAAATGGGGAAACACTCAATCGGAGTGAGTCGTTAACTAACCCGGTAACGCCGATCGGTCAAGGCCGTTTAGCTGCATTGCTGCAAGCCCTGCCACAAGATGAATTGTCTCAATTCGAAAAAGAGAGCCTACAGCACATGCAACAAGCGCAAGCGCAAGCTAAACAGCAAGCTTTGTTGGATTCCGCATCAGAGCCTTTCCAAGTCTGCTTACGTTTACAACAACGTTTAGAGCCTTACAAAGGCCAAACCACGCAAGATGCGATTAACCAACGTGAAGGTGCGGGTGGTGAGATAGACCGCATGTTAGATATGGTCATTACTGATCAACAAGTCAGTCTCAATGAATGGCAGCAAATTTTGACTTTCGTGCTGCAGATGAACTTCAGTGGGTATTTTGATACCACAATAAAATCAAAAGAATTGAGTAAAAAAGCCAAAGAAAAATACACCCAACGCAAACAACGGCTTATTCAATTACAAATGCGCTTTAACGGTACGGAGGAACTGAAGTAA
- a CDS encoding RAMP superfamily CRISPR-associated protein: MKRLWLARLLFETRSPLAIHSGDRDTGFDQQLVRDANGLPYIPATSFVGVWRQKATQQLGISPTLGQPIADYWFGTTDNVSAQLSVHHGLLVNSQGKPVQGLMTEEEIHQDPLLSRLYQTNPLHRERVRLNDRGCAADKGKFDTVLLPRGLRFVVDIRWMQCDESPEREAQWHALLALLADPAFALGASTRNGLGKLGLVSSEITPLTLQGQPQAGAQMLRFAQRDTLPQGQALSPADTVPFAHLGVTALGGWRTGSGARPVGNDSTEHTDTFTFTESAVQWQNQHATWCDKPQAVLCGSSIKGILAHRTAYHLRRLNGDFAEKLTETDSKSWESRPAALAELFGSEDSDAPMAGRLIVDDCVISQPVTLHRTHTSIDRFTGGVRQGRLFSEEILWQPEITLTLHVLPGERLSPQVQQAFEETLNDLKEGLLPLGAASGRGLSLVMHQPHQPWDIDFAQLTGSGKE, translated from the coding sequence ATGAAACGTCTTTGGTTAGCCAGACTACTTTTTGAAACCCGCTCACCGCTTGCTATCCATTCTGGTGACCGCGATACCGGATTTGATCAACAATTAGTGCGTGATGCCAACGGTCTGCCCTATATTCCTGCCACCAGCTTCGTCGGCGTATGGCGTCAAAAAGCCACACAACAGTTGGGCATATCACCCACGCTCGGTCAACCCATTGCCGATTACTGGTTTGGCACTACCGATAATGTATCCGCACAGCTTTCGGTACATCACGGCTTGTTAGTGAACAGCCAAGGTAAACCGGTTCAAGGTTTGATGACAGAAGAAGAAATTCATCAAGACCCACTACTCAGCCGTTTATACCAAACCAACCCGTTACACCGTGAACGGGTCCGGCTCAACGATAGAGGCTGTGCCGCGGACAAAGGAAAATTTGATACCGTATTACTGCCGCGCGGATTACGTTTTGTCGTCGATATTCGTTGGATGCAATGTGATGAGTCACCCGAGCGTGAAGCACAGTGGCATGCATTACTGGCGCTGTTAGCCGATCCGGCCTTTGCACTTGGCGCATCAACCCGCAATGGGTTAGGCAAATTAGGCTTAGTCAGCAGTGAGATCACGCCACTAACATTGCAAGGCCAGCCACAGGCGGGCGCACAAATGCTGCGTTTTGCCCAGCGCGATACTTTACCGCAAGGTCAAGCGTTGTCACCTGCAGATACCGTACCTTTTGCTCACCTCGGCGTGACGGCACTCGGCGGCTGGCGGACGGGAAGTGGCGCTCGCCCAGTCGGGAATGATAGCACGGAACATACGGACACTTTCACGTTCACGGAAAGTGCCGTTCAATGGCAAAACCAGCACGCCACCTGGTGCGATAAACCTCAAGCGGTGCTCTGTGGTAGCAGCATTAAAGGCATTCTCGCGCACCGTACCGCATACCACTTGCGCCGACTTAACGGTGACTTTGCCGAGAAGCTTACCGAAACCGATAGCAAGAGTTGGGAAAGCCGCCCAGCAGCACTGGCTGAATTATTTGGTAGTGAAGATAGCGACGCGCCAATGGCTGGCAGGCTCATTGTCGACGACTGCGTAATTTCTCAACCGGTCACTCTGCATCGCACGCATACCAGCATTGATCGCTTTACCGGTGGGGTTCGTCAAGGCCGACTATTTAGTGAAGAGATTTTATGGCAACCGGAAATAACGCTAACATTACACGTTCTGCCTGGTGAACGCTTATCGCCTCAGGTACAACAAGCCTTCGAGGAAACGCTCAACGATCTCAAAGAAGGCTTATTACCACTTGGCGCAGCCAGTGGACGAGGCCTATCTCTGGTAATGCATCAGCCGCATCAACCTTGGGACATCGACTTTGCGCAGTTAACTGGCAGCGGCAAGGAGTAA